CGCAGATAGCGCTCGCGCAGCGCGGCGCGTTCCTCGGGATGCTCGATGAAGTTGTCTATCTTTTTCGCCAGATCGGCGCTGTCGTTGACTTTGAACAGGCAGCGCCCGTCGAGCGCGAAGTTCTTTGTCGCGCATTTCGGCGAATCAGCGATGACGGGGACTAGTCCGCAGCATATCGCTTCGAGGCAGGCGATCGCTTCGATCTCTACCTCGGCGGGGTGGCAGTAGAGGTCGCAGGAGTTGATGAGCCGGACAAGCTCTTCGCGGGAGTAAAAGCCGATGACCGGCGCGTTGGGGAGGCGCTTTTCGCCCATGCGCATAACGCGCTTTTCGGTCGGCCCGTTGCCTGCGAAGAAGAGCTGTATGCGGTCGGCGTACTTCGATTTAGCGGCCGCTTTGAGCAGCACCTTATGCGACTTCTCCTTCGAGAACCTGCCCGTGAAAAGCACGCAGAACTTGTCGCGGTACTCCTCCGGCTTCTCCGCGGGAGCGGGCTTGAAGCAGTCGTTGACGCCGTTGGAGATGACTGCGCCGTTGGTCTTTCTGCCGATCTGCTTCTCGAAAACGTCGCGGATGAACTGCGTCGGGTAGTGTATGCAGTCGGCGCGCTTGTAGAGATTGCCGTAATACCAGCGGTAGATAATATTATTGATGACGCGCGAGCCCATCAGTCCGATGTGCGACGTGAAATTCTCCGCCTGCGCGTGGAAGCCCGCCGTGATCGGCTTGCCAGCGCGCTTGACGAACTTCGAGCATTTCCGCGCCATGAAGAGCGGTATCATAATGTGCACGACGTCGGCGTCTTTTATCGCTTCGCCGATTATGTCTTTGCTGAACTTGGGCATAACGACGCCGTTGCGTTTGAGCATCCGATTTATGATCGCGCCGAAGTTTTTTTGCGGCAGCACGTACCAGCCGTCCTGTCCGCGCTTGTCTTCGTCCGGACAGACGACCTTGACGTTGTGACCTTTTGCTTTAAGGTGGTTTATTAGGTTATAGGCGGCGACGGAGGTGCCGTTATTCGCTTCGCCCAGAACCTCGCAGATTATCGTAACGTTCATATGTCCTCTTTTCGCGGCCGGAATACCGGCGCGCCTTTAATTATACTATCGCGGTCTTGCCTCTGCGTTTTTTCGGCTTGACCTTCTTGACGATATCTACGACGTCGGAAAGCCCGCATTCGAGCACGACGCATATCTTGCCCAGCGTGGAGAGGTTGACCGCCTCGCCGCGCCCCATCTTCGCGATGACCGCGGGGCTGATGTGAGTCAGCTTCTGCAGGTCCTTCTTGCGAAGCTTGCGGTCTATGAGCAGCTTCCAGAGCTTGTCGTAGGAATATTCGCAGCCGTTTTCGGCAATTTCGTTTTTCGTGCGCATGCTTTTCACCTCACAAGGTATGAATTATAACACTTTTTTCCTATTTGTCAAATAAAGTATACGAAATAGAAGTTTTTGTTTCGTTATAATAACGCGCGGTTTGTGCGCTTGACAAGCCGAAGGGGCGCGTGATATAATCGCAAAGGATGATTTTTCGGCGTTTTTTGTAATACTTCGCCGATTGCCGAGTCTCTTATCCGGAGGGATGAGTTTATGAAAAAGATCGTTGTGATTATTCTCTGCGCGGCGCTGCTGCTCGCGCTCGCCGCCTGCGGCGGAAAGAACGTGAAGGACAAGGCCGAGGCGTTCACGATGTCGACGGAGGAGCTGACCGAAGCGCTCGAAGGAGTGAAGGAAGCGGACCTCGTCGCGTGGTGGGGCGAGCCGTCGAGCTTTTTCAGCGGGTTATACGGCAGCATCTGGACGATGGACGGCCGTTATATTGCCGTGTATTTCGATCGCGCGACAAAAACGGTCGAAAACGTCATCTGCGGCGAACTTGACGAAAACGGATATATCTCATAAACGCGGCGCAGGAAATCCGCCGTCCCTTAATTTAAGGGGCGGCGGATTATTATAGAGAAAGATTATTATAGAGAAAATATATTGACTTAAACGTTTTCCGGGGATATAATCGAACTATAAAAATGCATTAAAATCTTGCTTTTAGGGGAACGGACGAAGATATGGACTTTCTGAAGCAACTGATAACTTCCGAATATCTGATTAATTTCATGGTGTTTGCGGGAAGCGCGCTTATGGCGTATAATATCTTTCTTTACGTGCGCTTTGCGCGCAGGGTACGCAAGCGCGGGAATTGGGACAAGGAGCGCCGCGTGCTGAACCTCCCGATATTGCTGCTGGTGTTGTTTCTGGCGGGCTACCTCGCCGTCGGCATATTCGGCAAGCCGGATATAATAATATCGGCTATTCTCTTCGGCGGAAGCATTTTCGTTTTCGTTATGCTGTGGCTGATACAGCGAACGGTCAGCAGGGTGCAGGAAAACGAGCACCTTGAAGCGCAGCTTTCTGCGGCCGAGGAAGCGAACAGAGCGAAGACGTTTTTCCTTTCCAACATGACCCACGACCTGCGCACTCCGCTGAACGCGATAATCGGCTACACGACGCTCGCGAAAAAAGAGAAGTCGCCGGAAAAACAGCTTGAGTACGTCAATAAGATCGATACGGCGAGCCGTCAGCTCCTGGCTATCGTCAACGACGTTCTGGAAATGAGCCGCATCGAAAGCGGCAAGATAGAGCTCGAGCCGCTTCGCATAGACCTCGAAGAATGCGTTCGCGAGGCGGGCGAGGTGATCAAGCCGCAGCTGAACGAAAAGAAGATCACATTCATGCTGTCGAGCGACGTGAAGGATAAGTGGGTGCTATGCGATAAAAACCTGCTGACCAGAGTGCTTATGAATCTTTTGGGCAACGCCGGCAAGTTCACCGGTGAAAACGGCGTCGTCACGCTCGGCCTGAGGCAGATGTCGAGGGAAGGGGATACCGGCAATTATGAGATCCGCGTAAAAGATACGGGTATCGGCATGGATCCGGGCTTTGTCGAGAATTTGTTCTCGCCGTTCGAGCGCGAGCGGACTTCGACGGTCAGCAAGATCCAGGGCACCGGGCTCGGAATGTCGATAACCAAAAGTATCCTCGATATGATGGACGGCAGGATAGACGTCGTCACCGAAAAGGGCAAGGGCACCGAATTCATAATCAACATATCCCTCCCGTTAGAGAAGCCGGAGGA
This region of Clostridia bacterium genomic DNA includes:
- a CDS encoding glycosyltransferase is translated as MNVTIICEVLGEANNGTSVAAYNLINHLKAKGHNVKVVCPDEDKRGQDGWYVLPQKNFGAIINRMLKRNGVVMPKFSKDIIGEAIKDADVVHIMIPLFMARKCSKFVKRAGKPITAGFHAQAENFTSHIGLMGSRVINNIIYRWYYGNLYKRADCIHYPTQFIRDVFEKQIGRKTNGAVISNGVNDCFKPAPAEKPEEYRDKFCVLFTGRFSKEKSHKVLLKAAAKSKYADRIQLFFAGNGPTEKRVMRMGEKRLPNAPVIGFYSREELVRLINSCDLYCHPAEVEIEAIACLEAICCGLVPVIADSPKCATKNFALDGRCLFKVNDSADLAKKIDNFIEHPEERAALRERYLRESAAFDQRTCMEQMEQMLLNVTARAKAAESAKAIAAAEAKTAAARERARVNAGAEALGELFDASEPELEDAEESEYGDCDAAAKR
- a CDS encoding helix-turn-helix transcriptional regulator, with translation MRTKNEIAENGCEYSYDKLWKLLIDRKLRKKDLQKLTHISPAVIAKMGRGEAVNLSTLGKICVVLECGLSDVVDIVKKVKPKKRRGKTAIV
- a CDS encoding response regulator, producing MDFLKQLITSEYLINFMVFAGSALMAYNIFLYVRFARRVRKRGNWDKERRVLNLPILLLVLFLAGYLAVGIFGKPDIIISAILFGGSIFVFVMLWLIQRTVSRVQENEHLEAQLSAAEEANRAKTFFLSNMTHDLRTPLNAIIGYTTLAKKEKSPEKQLEYVNKIDTASRQLLAIVNDVLEMSRIESGKIELEPLRIDLEECVREAGEVIKPQLNEKKITFMLSSDVKDKWVLCDKNLLTRVLMNLLGNAGKFTGENGVVTLGLRQMSREGDTGNYEIRVKDTGIGMDPGFVENLFSPFERERTSTVSKIQGTGLGMSITKSILDMMDGRIDVVTEKGKGTEFIINISLPLEKPEETKVKSEAAIRFDGLRALLVEDNAINMEIANLLLTRAGFAIDKAENGQIAVDKVAGSEGGYYDVILMDVQMPVMDGYSAARAIRSLPDPTLSRIPIIAMTANAFREDIATAEEAGMNGHIAKPLNVGDMFSTLKSVMDKKEQGLI